Proteins from a single region of Apium graveolens cultivar Ventura chromosome 7, ASM990537v1, whole genome shotgun sequence:
- the LOC141673907 gene encoding uncharacterized protein LOC141673907, with protein MECTFPGRNQPLPQEISPERTSSETGSWKLYVDGSSTVERSGAGLILISPEGFTIQQAITFAFKATNNQAEYEALIVGLKLEKSLGISRMIIHSDSQIVVKQTTGEYIAKDPTLAQYQTMVRSILEATPDITILQINREENSKVDELSKLVQNSSDLVSSVYFEELKVPGTERAEVLCIGSPDNWMTPYIAYLRDGTLPEDQNKARYLKHKAARFFLEEGQLYRRTFSAPTLKCVDPEEANYCLREVHEGICGDHLAAKALAYKIIRQGYYWPMIHSDSVAYVQKCPQCQKFSNVPRQSLSLPASVLSPIPFAVWGIDIMGPFPRAKGDLRYVLVAIDYMTKWAEAKAMRTINQQDCIKFMDAIVMRFRIPVVLISDNGPQFVGSEFEAYLKELGIKHKRASVAHPQGNGQVETPPRAGTNETPFKLAYGTEARIPIETGSPSHRVINFDEISNFEGLRTNLELLDEIRDETVRKMEDYKEKTRLYFGKKARIREYEEGDLVLRHTEASDPNNQGKLQPNWEGPYRIKEVLRPGTYKLSYLGGTEVPNTWHGARLRKFYQ; from the exons ATGGAATGCACCTTCCCGGGACGTAATCAACCTTTACCCCAAGAGATATCCCCGGAGAGAACCAGCTCGGAGACGGGTTCCTGGAAACTCTATGTCGATGGATCATCCACGGTCGAAAGGTCCGGAGCGGGCCTCATCCTTATTAGCCCGGAGGGCTTTACCATTCAACAGGCAATAACTTTCGCTTTCAAGGCAACGAATAATCAGGCTGAATATGAAGCACTCATTGTCGGGCTCAAGTTGGAAAAATCTCTTGGCATCTCAAGAATGATAATCCACAGTGATTCTCAGATCGTGGTCAAGCAAACCACCGGAGAATATATCGCGAAAGATCCAACACTGGCACAGTATCAGACAATGGTACGGAGCATCTTGGAAGCCACTCCCGACATCACCATACTTCAGATCAACAGAGAAGAGAACTCCAAAGTGGATGAGCTGTCCAAGCTCGTGCAGAATTCCTCCGACCTCGTTAGTTCAGTATACTTCGAAGAACTTAAAGTACCCGGCACAGAGCGAGCTGAGGTCTTGTGCATCGGGAGCCCAGACAATTGGATGACTCCTTATATAGCTTACTTAAGAGATGGGACACTCCCGGAAGACCAGAACAAGGCCAGATATTTGAAGCACAAAGCTGCTCGTTTCTTCCTGGAAGAGGGTCAGTTATACAGAAGAACCTTTTCCGCACCTACCTTGAAATGTGTAGACCCTGAGGAGGCCAATTATTGCCTCCGGGAGGTTCATGAAGGCATCTGCGGAGACCACCTGGCAGCCAAAGCTCTAGCTTACAAAATCATCAGGCAAGGATACTACTGGCCCATGATACACTCCGACTCCGTCGCTTACGTCCAGAAGTGTCCCCAATGCCAGAAATTCAGCAATGTTCCCAGACAAAGCCTGAGCCTGCCAGCATCGGTGTTATCTCCTATCCCGTTCGCTGTATGGGGCATAGATATCATGGGCCCTTTCCCCCGAGCAAAAGGCGACCTCCGCTACGTCCTGGTAGCCATTGATTACATGACAAAGTGGGCAGAAGCTAAAGCCATGAGGACAATCAACCAACAGGATTGTATCAAGTTCATGGACGCGATCGTCATGAGGTTCAGGATCCCTGTAGTCCTCATCTCTGACAATGGCCCACAGTTCGTCGGGTCTGAATTTGAAGCATATCTGAAAGAGCTCGGAATCAAACACAAAAGAGCTTCGGTTGCACACCCTCAGGGAAATGGACAGGTCGAA ACTCCCCCCAGGGCGGGAACGAATGAAACCCCCTTCAAGCTTGCATACGGTACCGAAGCCCGCATTCCAATCGAAACCGGGTCCCCTTCCCATAGGGTCATCAATTTTGACGAGATCTCAAACTTTGAAGGGCTTAGGACCAACCTGGAACTCCTAGATGAGATAAGAGACGAAACAGTAAGAAAGATGGAAGACTACAAAGAAAAGACAAGACTCTACTTTGGGAAGAAGGCCAGAATTAgagaatatgaagaaggagaccTTGTACTCCGACACACCGAGGCCTCGGACCCAAATAATCAGGGAAAGCTCCAGCCCAACTGGGAAGGCCCCTACAGAATTAAAGAAGTACTCCGACCAGGAACTTACAAGCTAAGCTACCTCGGGGGGACCGAAGTCCCAAACACTTGGCACGGAGCTCgcctaaggaaattctaccagtaA